A window of the Brassica napus cultivar Da-Ae chromosome C5, Da-Ae, whole genome shotgun sequence genome harbors these coding sequences:
- the LOC106453004 gene encoding uncharacterized protein LOC106453004, translated as MDCNKEEATRAINLAEAKMKGGDFVGAHKLIMKARRLFPELENIQKLLAVCDVHSSADKKIKGLDDWYGILQVQPSADSDTIKKQYRKLCLLLHPDKNKFPGAEAAFKLVGEANRWLSDQSKRSQYDVRYRSHSLFASKESNANANSLRNSSSANAAAVNIASGLTFWTCCRSCGHRYKYLKVYMNQLMHCSSCQKSYTACNIGSDGVSFSGSTAGVKQFQDQGISRQHPSTGAESGSSAAEMDQNGTVGGKLNKRNRKKQKRGSKPESEAEGGRPQKGETVTNNSVEVPKPDVLKRQPEVKEPETSAAAEMNKNGTVGKKPNKRSQKKQKREAGDKKPKKDEGCTESEAEGGRPHKGETVTNNSVEVAKPDALKPQPEVKEPETSAAAEMDKNGTVGGKLNKREQETQSQGAGDRMPEKDEGCTEKDLEGAGPQKGAEIPKPDILKPQPEEKEPQASAGKSVPDLSAQKTNQTARKKRKAVEESSMSFEVDGSDAAVNETHTDESNKRKFSRKKPQVSYAEKRGNGDSVIPPTKKMKSGCEVESDVNTKQTDENNTSPELADKGKAKESEDSGKKNILSAKNKEIESCDRNGEDEALSSKMGEVENGHRASENGNTLDIPDPEFNVFEDERKPENFAVNQVWSTCDSRDGMPRRYARVRKVLSSDFKLRVTYLKPVQENNDESIPVTWGKFNNGETKDVENRSIFSGQMLHSVCNRVVSIYPRKGEIWAMFSDWDEESSTLENHELPYKYDFVEIVNDFKEEAGIGAAYLGKVKGFVSLFQREAKNTVCQVQFAPERMLRFSHKVPAVKMTGMEKEGVPAGSYELDPTALPKDIFQAEAVNVEMDSETMKGKADSPDPEAPETEVNAKPVPEIVPSPPRKRQKSDDDGGCSNRDKVCSTSVSIGKGEATKANDSSSSQVSKKSTPNGSRKNGEASDAFKLRKSPRLQTNASQQIEETKSAKQGDKMKTPKTTDKGLVTVSLGINKSSKGIQQQVESQVGEGSKKRGRNGESKQNDLRAQLDGSTNKSLETTPVSSSCKTPQRNAFDFNNERSVDKFRRDQIWAIYSDDKGMPTEYVKVKKVETKPEVVLHVAHMELCPPSTEPVTRSVSCGEFKMETGKPKTLPLTSFSHRVKPFDGKQKIVRVYPRKGDIWALRKSCDSTKAEHDIVEVVEGYCEGKSIKAMALTAKGFSSIYTRKHGSHVSSLVVPKAEMSRFSHQIPAVKQEKRATRVAEGGYWELDPAAIPPPTTIVID; from the coding sequence ATGGACTGCAACAAAGAAGAGGCTACAAGGGCGATAAATTTAGCAGAGGCAAAGATGAAGGGTGGTGATTTCGTTGGAGCTCATAAACTGATCATGAAGGCTCGGAGACTCTTCCCCGAGCTGGAAAACATACAGAAGCTGTTAGCCGTGTGTGATGTGCATTCCTCTGCTGATAAGAAAATTAAAGGGCTTGACGATTGGTATGGTATCCTTCAGGTCCAGCCTTCTGCTGATTCCGACACTATTAAGAAGCAGTATAGAAAGCTTTGTCTGCTTCTCCATCCGGATAAGAACAAGTTCCCTGGTGCGGAAGCTGCTTTCAAGTTGGTTGGGGAAGCAAACAGATGGCTCTCTGATCAGAGCAAACGTTCTCAGTATGATGTCAGATACAGATCCCATTCGCTGTTTGCTAGCAAGGAGTCGAATGCAAATGCAAACTCTCTTCGCAACTCTTCATCTGCGAATGCTGCTGCGGTGAATATTGCGAGTGGGTTAACGTTTTGGACGTGTTGCAGAAGCTGTGGGCACAGGTATAAATACTTGAAAGTGTATATGAACCAACTTATGCACTGTTCCTCTTGCCAGAAATCTTACACTGCCTGCAACATCGGGTCTGATGGAGTGTCATTTAGTGGTTCAACCGCTGGTGTAAAACAGTTTCAAGATCAAGGGATATCTAGGCAGCATCCTTCTACAGGAGCAGAATCAGGAAGTTCAGCAGCTGAGATGGATCAGAATGGGACAGTCGGAGGGAAACTCAACAAGAGGAATCGGAAAAAACAGAAAAGAGGGTCTAAACCTGAGAGTGAAGCTGAAGGAGGAAGACCCCAGAAAGGTGAGACAGTTACCAATAATTCTGTGGAAGTACCTAAACCTGATGTTTTGAAGCGGCAGCCTGAAGTAAAAGAACCTGAGACTAGTGCAGCAGCTGAGATGAATAAGAATGGGACAGTCGGAAAGAAACCTAACAAGAGGAGTCAGAAGAAACAGAAAAGAGAGGCTGGTGACAAGAAACCCAAGAAAGATGAGGGTTGTACAGAGAGTGAAGCTGAAGGAGGAAGACCCCATAAAGGTGAAACAGTTACCAATAATTCTGTGGAAGTAGCTAAACCTGATGCATTGAAGCCGCAGCCTGAAGTAAAAGAACCTGAGACTAGTGCAGCAGCTGAGATGGATAAGAATGGGACAGTCGGAGGGAAACTCAACAAGAGGGAGCAGGAAACTCAGAGCCAAGGTGCTGGTGACAGGATGCCCGAGAAAGATGAGGGTTGTACAGAGAAAGACCTTGAAGGAGCAGGACCCCAGAAAGGTGCTGAAATACCTAAACCTGATATACTGAAGCCCCAGCCTGAAGAAAAAGAACCGCAGGCTAGTGCAGGGAAGTCAGTGCCTGATTTATCAGCTCAAAAGACGAATCAGACAgccagaaagaagagaaaagctGTTGAGGAATCCTCTATGAGTTTTGAAGTTGATGGCTCTGATGCAGCTGTCAATGAAACACACACGGATGAATCTAATAAGAGGAAGTTCTCAAGGAAGAAGCCGCAGGTTTCTTATGCAGAGAAGAGAGGCAATGGTGATTCTGTAATCCCTCCGACAAAAAAGATGAAATCAGGTTGTGAAGTTGAGTCTGATGTTAATACGAAGCAAACGGATGAGAATAATACGTCACCGGAACTTGCTGATAAAGGAAAAGCCAAGGAAAGTGAAGATTCTGGAAAGAAAAACATCTTGTCAGCCAAAAACAAAGAGATTGAAAGCTGTGATCGTAATGGAGAAGACGAAGCTTTGTCGAGCAAGATGGGTGAAGTTGAAAACGGACACAGAGCTAGTGAAAATGGCAATACGCTGGATATACCTGATCCAGAATTTAATGTGTTTGAAGATGAACGGAAACCAGAAAATTTTGCTGTCAATCAAGTGTGGTCTACCTGTGATTCTAGAGATGGTATGCCACGGAGATATGCTCGAGTAAGGAAAGTGCTGTCTTCCGATTTCAAGCTGCGAGTTACCTACCTAAAGCCTGTTCAGGAAAATAATGATGAAAGCATTCCAGTTACATGGGGAAAGTTCAATAATGGAGAAACAAAGGATGTCGAGAACCGCTCAATTTTTTCAGGTCAGATGCTTCACTCGGTCTGCAACAGGGTTGTTTCCATATACCCAAGGAAAGGAGAAATTTGGGCTATGTTCAGTGACTGGGATGAGGAATCGAGCACTCTAGAAAACCATGAATTGCCGTATAAGTATGACTTCGTGGAAATTGTGAACGATTTTAAGGAAGAGGCTGGTATTGGAGCGGCTTATTTGGGAAAAGTTAAAGGGTTTGTTTCCCTTTTTCAGCGGGAGGCGAAGAATACAGTGTGTCAGGTTCAGTTTGCTCCAGAACGGATGCTTAGATTTTCTCACAAAGTTCCAGCCGTCAAAATGACTGGAATGGAGAAAGAAGGTGTTCCAGCTGGCTCATATGAACTGGACCCGACTGCACTGCCAAAAGATATATTTCAGGCTGAAGCGGTTAATGTGGAGATGGATAGTGAGACAATGAAAGGAAAAGCTGATAGCCCTGATCCTGAAGCTCCGGAGACTGAAGTGAATGCCAAGCCTGTTCCAGAGATCGTTCCATCTCCTCCAAGGAAACGTCAAAAATCTGACGATGATGGCGGATGCAGTAACCGTGATAAGGTTTGTTCAACATCTGTGTCAATTGGGAAAGGGGAAGCCACCAAAGCCAATGATTCTTCTTCTAGTCAAGTTAGTAAAAAGAGCACACCGAACGGGTCTAGAAAGAATGGGGAGGCGTCTGATGCCTTCAAGCTGCGTAAATCTCCTCGTCTTCAAACAAATGCAAGCCAACAAATAGAGGAGACGAAGAGTGCTAAACAAGGCGATAAGATGAAAACCCCAAAGACAACTGATAAGGGTCTCGTGACTGTTTCTTTGGGAATAAACAAATCGTCCAAAGGCATACAGCAACAGGTAGAAAGTCAGGTAGGAGAAGGCTCGAAGAAAAGAGGACGCAATGGTGAATCCAAACAGAATGATTTGCGAGCTCAGTTGGATGGTTCTACTAATAAGTCCCTTGAGACAACTCCTGTGTCATCAAGTTGCAAAACGCCGCAAAGAAATGCCTTCGACTTCAATAACGAGAGATCTGTGGACAAATTCCGACGTGATCAGATATGGGCTATTTATAGCGATGACAAGGGAATGCCCACAGAGTATGTGAAGGTCAAGAAAGTGGAAACCAAGCCTGAGGTTGTGTTACATGTAGCCCATATGGAGCTGTGTCCGCCATCGACCGAACCCGTAACCCGCTCTGTGTCATGTGGCGAGTTCAAAATGGAAACTGGGAAACCCAAAACCCTTCCTCTAACGAGCTTCTCACATCGGGTCAAACCTTTTGACGGTAAGCAGAAGATAGTCAGAGTATACCCAAGGAAAGGTGACATCTGGGCTCTCCGTAAGAGCTGTGATAGCACCAAAGCAGAGCATGATATTGTAGAAGTGGTGGAAGGTTACTGTGAAGGGAAGAGCATAAAGGCGATGGCTTTGACTGCTAAAGGCTTCAGTTCTATATACACAAGGAAGCATGGGTCACATGTGAGTTCGTTAGTGGTTCCAAAGGCGGAAATGAGTAGGTTTTCTCATCAGATTCCGGCGGTGAAACAGGAGAAGAGAGCAACACGGGTAGCTGAAGGAGGATACTGGGAGCTTGACCCTGCAGCCATTCCACCTCCCACCACCATAGTCATAGACTGA
- the LOC106453005 gene encoding probable protein S-acyltransferase 17 — MAVQWLLVVHGIMTLTVVISFLCGQWPIFKGTPFQWIHYFLTRGAYHYLLRFVGMVFGSKGTDVVLTVEQFCCDRPNPILQIIYIAIIGPVYFLIAKSSFVYIPGYYIGDVHKYTSFLAVVVGVILFLLTSFCDPGTVNAANVSQYISAYPYDDIIYSEKECSTCRIPKPARSKHCSICNQCVARFDHHCGWMNNCIGERNTRYFMAFLFWHFLLCLYGAIAIGFILAGRVKELRVVHILTVYYGVENSFRNLAPRVLQWLAGTYNTQILVMVFLAIVSLLLAGFFAYHLKLCLTNTTTNETFKWREYISLRKKLSEAKASSAALKAGTPYCEAEAKAQAIVKRNMYDRGSFQNLSEIVFPLSSRPHTSCKHTPKPKSE, encoded by the exons ATGGCGGTACAGTGGCTATTGGTAGTTCACGGGATCATGACGTTGACGGTGGTCATCTCTTTCCTCTGCGGTCAATGGCCAATCTTCAAAGGCACACCTTTTCAATGGATTCACTACTTCCTCACTCGCGGCGCCTATCACTACTTACT GAGGTTTGTCGGAATGGTGTTTGGTTCCAAGGGTACGGACGTTGTCTTAACGGTGGAGCAGTTCTGTTGCGACCGTCCTAATCCCATATTGCAA ATCATATACATAGCCATTATCGGACCAGTATACTTTCTGATTGCAAAGTCTTCCTTTGTCTATATACCTGGATACTATATTGGCGATGTTCACAA GTACACAAGCTTTCTGGCTGTTGTTGTCGGTGTTATACTTTTCTTATTGACAAGCTTTTGTGATCCAGGTACCGTGAATGCTGCGAATGTTTCGCAGTACATCTCTGCTTACCCTTATGATGATATCATTTACTCTGAGAAGGAGTGTTCTACTTGTAGAATCCCAAA gcCAGCTAGATCCAAGCATTGCAGCATATGCAACCAATGTGTAGCTCGGTTTGACCATCACTGTGGCTGGATG AATAACTGTATTGGAGAAAGGAATACTAGATATTTCATGGCTTTCCTCTTTTG GCATTTTCTTCTTTGCTTGTATGGAGCAATAGCCATTGGGTTTATTCTTGCTGGACGAGTTAAAGAACTCCGTGTTGTACATATCTTAACAG TCTATTACGGCGTAGAGAACTCTTTCCGCAACTTAGCTCCTCGAGTTTTACAG TGGCTGGCTGGTACATACAACACCCAAATACTTGTGATGGTGTTTCTAGCCATTGTTTCTCTCCTCCTCGCTGGCTTCTTTGCTTACCACTTAAAACTCTGCCTAACCAACACAACTACTAACGag ACATTTAAATGGAGAGAGTACATAAGCTTGAGGAAGAAGCTCAGTGAAGCAAAGGCAAGCTCTGCGGCTCTCAAGGCTGGAACGCCGTACTGTGAAGCAGAGGCCAAAGCTCAAGCTATTGTGAAACGTAATATGTATGATAGAGGAAGTTTCCAGAACCTTTCTGAGATTGTTTTCCCTTTATCATCAAGACCACATACTTCTTGTAAACATACACCAAAACCGAAGTCGGAATAA
- the LOC106453003 gene encoding vicilin-like seed storage protein At2g18540, with amino-acid sequence MEPESSPPELDPEYQWDEELVERCLSHATETATGMLDLSGQVREYKEMMVESVRKQSLEMEEKEKESDLRRSLEAELLMLVLEMQMVEEVVEREFRVREEKHEEREKVVRKLGENVQERCNEMEKREEEFQLKAKDVEVKRKELELKEKRVEEIMSEVEAREKAQSLLDETIKEKTNELEKREEQFQLKAKDVEVKRKELELKEKELESREKREEQFQLRQDSEAKEIEAKMRSLERKEKELERKEKEFEELSKQTKSRKRTRDGPETSLFAENDPLTHSVKRLKSIGEHSHEDREKETDLDCVILDSTDDDEADDDEDPEPYNCLDADFNNFNNTMSSFSVGQVWALYDPLDHMPRLYAKIKKVLELKMKVEVTWLESKQNSSTPIACGEFKYGERTIKSYLTFSHLMVDHTGKKKSIITINPRKGETWALFRDWKKQQQKRPYGYDFVQVVSELDSGGIGVAYLGRVEGFTSVYELGEQNGVLQMMVRCDEMLRFSHRVPSFVLTGDERKGVPAGSFELDPAAIPRDYLEASEVKQEE; translated from the exons ATGGAGCCGGAGTCATCACCGCCGGAGCTGGATCCTGAATATCA GTGGGATGAGGAGTTAGTGGAAAGGTGCTTGAGTCATGCTACAGAGACAGCTACTGGGATGCTAGATCTCTCGGGTCAGGTGAGAGAGTACAAGGAGATGATGGTGGAATCCGTGAGGAAACAGTCTCTGGAGATGGAGGAGAAAGAAAAGGAATCTGATTTGAGACGGTCTCTGGAGGCGGAGTTGTTGATGCTTGTTCTCGAGATGCAGATGGTTGAAGAGGTGGTAGAGAGAGAGTTTCGAGTTAGGGAAGAGAAGCATGAAGAGAGGGAGAAGGTGGTTAGGAAGCTTGGTGAGAACGTTCAAGAGAGATGTAATGAGATGGAGAAGAGGGAAGAGGAGTTTCAACTCAAAGCCAAAGATGTTGAAGTGAAGAGGAAGGAACTTGAGCTAAAGGAGAAGAGGGTTGAAGAGATAATGAGTGAGGTTGAAGCAAGGGAGAAGGCTCAAAGCTTGCTTGATGAAACCATCAAGGAGAAGACTAATGAGCTTGAGAAGAGGGAAGAGCAGTTTCAGCTCAAAGCCAAAGATGTTGAAGTGAAGAGGAAGGAGCTTGAGCTAAAGGAGAAGGAACTTGAATCAAGGGAGAAGAGGGAAGAGCAGTTCCAGCTGAGACAAGACTCAGAGGCCAAAGAGATTGAAGCCAAGATGAGGTCTCTTGAGCGCAAAGAGAAGGAGCTTGAACGCAAGGAGAAAGAGTTTGAGGAGCTATCAAAACAAACTAAGAGTAGAAAGAGAACAAGAGATGGACCTGAGACATCACTCTTTGCTGAGAATGATCCTCTCACTCACAGTGTAAAAAGACTCAAATCCATTGGAGAACACAGCCATGAAGATAGAGAGAAGGAAACAGATTTGGATTGTGTGATTCTTGACTCCACAGACGACGATGaagctgatgatgatgaggatccCGAGCCATACAACTGCCTCGACGCAGACTTCAACAACTTCAACAACACGATGAGCTCTTTCTCCGTGGGGCAAGTTTGGGCTCTCTACGATCCTCTAGACCACATGCCTCGACTATACGCTAAAATCAAGAAAGTCCTGGAGCTTAAGATGAAAGTGGAAGTCACATGGCTTGAGTCAAAACAGAACAGTTCCACTCCCATCGCTTGCGGTGAATTCAAGTACGGAGAAAGAACCATAAAGAGCTACTTGACGTTCTCTCATTTGATGGTGGATCACACTGGCAAGAAGAAGAGCATCATCACCATAAACCCGAGGAAAGGCGAGACGTGGGCTCTCTTCAGAGACTGGAAGAAGCAGCAGCAAAAGCGTCCGTACGGTTACGACTTCGTCCAAGTTGTCTCTGAGCTGGACAGTGGAGGCATTGGAGTGGCGTACCTAGGGAGAGTGGAAGGGTTCACGTCGGTGTACGAGCTCGGTGAGCAGAATGGAGTCTTGCAAATGATGGTGAGATGTGATGAGATGCTTAGGTTCTCGCATAGAGTCCCGTCTTTTGTATTGACTGGAGATGAAAGAAAAGGAGTCCCAGCTGGCTCTTTCGAGCTAGACCCTGCTGCTATTCCGAGAGATTATCTTGAGGCTTCTGAGGTTAAACAAGAGGAGTAG
- the LOC106454339 gene encoding DNA ligase 1, giving the protein MEPGQQDPVTLGLEHRVTMDQGSIERFMTQVTEQALEVVDLKRQWKEYEEAYALMEETVRNHVLEAKKKEEESDMKHSLETHVMMLTLEMQTEEAVAQHEELKQEVQVKKEELEARENELKKREEELEVKRKSLEVKEKNFEELMRLHDETMKEESTEIEKRNQRQEAEAREIEVKRHSLELKEKQLEEREELLKGKKKKRELDKRAKSRKRSRDELAEKDDIDEDCLIRKKHKHDAKEKDPEPYSCPDADFNSFNNNTISSSAVGQIWALYDPSDEMPRYYARIRKVLKPQLRVGIRWLESKAANKKPVPIACGEFKYGDKTTSSHLMFSHEMHHVRTGKKTVSINPRKGETWALFRDWKKEQQQHKRLYRYDFVQIESELDSDHGVGVAYLGKVVGFTSVYELAEQHDCFKMMIPSDEMLRFSHRVPSFVLTGDERKGVPAGSFELDPAAIPKDCLEDLKVKQERV; this is encoded by the exons ATGGAACCCGGGCAGCAGGATCCAGTGACGTTAGGTCTTGAACATCG GGTCACGATGGATCAAGGGTCAATAGAACGGTTCATGACTCAGGTTACAGAGCAGGCTTTAGAGGTTGTCGATTTAAAGCGTCAGTGGAAAGAATACGAGGAGGCTTATGCATTGATGGAGGAAACTGTGAGGAACCATGTACTAGAGGCTAAGAAGAAAGAGGAGGAATCGGATATGAAGCACTCTCTGGAAACACATGTGATGATGTTGACTCTCGAGATGCAGACCGAAGAAGCGGTAGCTCAGCATGAGGAGCTGAAGCAAGAGGTTCAAGTGAAGAAAGAGGAGCTTGAAGCGAGGGAGAATGAGCTGAAGAAGAGGGAAGAGGAGTTAGAAGTGAAGAGGAAGTCTCTAGAGGTCAAGGAGAAGAACTTTGAAGAGCTGATGAGGTTGCATGATGAGACCATGAAGGAGGAATCTACTGAGATTGAGAAGAGGAACCAGAGACAAGAAGCAGAAGCTAGAGAGATTGAAGTGAAAAGGCATTCTCTTGAGCTCAAGGAGAAGCAGCTTGAAGAAAGAGAGGAACTACTcaaagggaagaagaagaagagagaattgGATAAACGAGCAAAGAGTAGAAAGAGATCCAGAGATGAACTAGCTGAGAAGGATGATATAGATGAAGATTGCCTCAttagaaaaaaacacaaacatgATGCTAAAGAGAAGGATCCTGAGCCATACTCTTGTCCTGATGCAGACTTCAACAGTTTCAACAACAACACAATAAGCTCTTCCGCTGTGGGACAAATATGGGCTCTCTATGATCCTTCAGATGAAATGCCTCGCTACTACGCTCGGATCAGGAAAGTTCTGAAACCTCAGCTGAGAGTTGGCATTAGATGGCTTGAATCAAAAGCAGCAAACAAGAAGCCAGTTCCAATCGCTTGTGGTGAATTCAAGTACGGTGACAAAACCACAAGCAGCCACTTGATGTTTTCTCATGAGATGCATCACGTCAGAACCGGCAAGAAGACCGTCTCCATAAACCCGAGGAAAGGAGAGACGTGGGCTCTTTTCAGAGATTGGAAGAAGGAGCAGCAGCAGCACAAGCGTCTGTATAGATATGACTTTGTCCAAATCGAGTCTGAGCTGGACAGTGATCACGGCGTTGGAGTGGCTTATCTAGGAAAAGTGGTGGGATTCACTTCAGTGTACGAGCTCGCTGAGCAACATGATTGCTTCAAAATGATGATACCGTCTGATGAGATGCTTAGGTTTTCGCATAGAGTTCCATCTTTTGTATTGACTGGAGATGAAAGAAAAGGTGTCCCTGCTGGCTCTTTCGAGCTTGACCCTGCTGCTATTCCTAAAGACTGTCTTGAAGATTTGAAGGTTAAACAAGAGAGAGTTTAA